In Bombus fervidus isolate BK054 chromosome 11, iyBomFerv1, whole genome shotgun sequence, a single genomic region encodes these proteins:
- the LOC139992310 gene encoding uncharacterized protein, which translates to YDNHPIRIRCLSTIIVFVVFIIVLAVDRAFIRRNTINENTERCIYFLVFPFFLVHRSSRSDESRVFFLLFTVTSPCPDTFSRISAYFVIVPPPSPPPPASFSSPSPPPPPPLPPYHSTTFVLCLFFFFHLQVSSPFSAQSETHLTIFYAFAYFFLPILILLSVSCYLK; encoded by the exons TCCAATACGTATACGATGCCTCTCGACGATCATCGTTTTCGTTGTCTTCATCATCGTCCTCGCCGTAGACCGCGCGTTTATACGGCGAAACACCATC AACGAAAACACAGAGCGGTGTATATATTTCCTTGTATTTCCCTTTTTCCTCGTCCACCGTTCGTCGAGATCGGACGAGAGTCGcgttttcttccttctcttcaCCGTCACTTCTCCGTGTCCCGATACGTTTTCACGTATCTCCGCTTATTTCGTTATCGTGCCTCCGCCTTCACCGCCGCCTCCTGCGTCTTTCTCAT CACCGTCACCACCGCCGCCACCACCACTACCACCTTACCACTCCACCACCTTCGTCCTctgtctcttcttcttcttccaccTCCAGGTTTCTTCACCCTTCTCCGCTCAAAGCGAGACTCACCTCACTATCTTCTACGCCTTCGCGTACTTCTTCCTCCCGATTCTTATCCTTCTCTCTGTATCCTGCTATCTTAAGTAA